A window of the Azospirillum brasilense genome harbors these coding sequences:
- a CDS encoding DUF1440 domain-containing protein — MNHSVAGAIAGLAGTVAMTAAMRAMLRALPEKDRYPLPPRLITDRVVGPTGVMDAMDEPERRDLTLALHYGYGAAAGALYPVVARRIGGPAVATGIGYGLAVWGASYLGWIPAMRILTPATRHPPARNSLMLAAHVVWGGVTGITAAYLMGGGNQSRAGAEPMAGAREHAPAVRELA; from the coding sequence ATGAACCACTCTGTCGCCGGAGCCATCGCCGGGCTGGCCGGCACCGTCGCCATGACGGCGGCCATGCGCGCGATGTTACGCGCCTTGCCGGAGAAGGACCGTTACCCCTTGCCGCCGCGCCTGATCACGGACCGCGTCGTCGGCCCGACCGGCGTGATGGACGCGATGGACGAGCCGGAGCGCCGCGACCTGACGCTTGCCCTGCATTACGGCTACGGCGCCGCCGCCGGGGCGCTGTATCCGGTGGTCGCGCGTCGGATCGGCGGACCGGCGGTGGCGACGGGAATCGGCTACGGCCTCGCGGTCTGGGGCGCCAGCTATCTCGGCTGGATTCCGGCGATGCGCATCCTGACCCCCGCGACCCGCCATCCGCCCGCCCGCAACAGCCTGATGCTGGCCGCCCATGTGGTGTGGGGAGGGGTAACGGGGATCACTGCCGCGTATTTGATGGGAGGGGGCAACCAGAGCCGAGCCGGTGCGGAGCCGATGGCGGGCGCTCGCGAGCATGCCCCTGCTGTCCGGGAGCTGGCATAG
- a CDS encoding alpha/beta hydrolase has translation MAKLIVGIALLLSGCTAAYQPMGLPVTQPSLTGSALIAADGFELPLRRWLPEDGAPRAVVLALHGYNDYSNAFDGAGRSLAARGIAVYAYDQRGFGATRNIGIWPGTDTLVADLKAAVSQIHARHPGLPVYLMGESMGGAVVLTAMTGPNPPNVNGTILVAPAVWGRDAMGFFPRALLWLSYNTVPGMVVHPPKDLKIQASDNIEMLRALGRDPLVIKGSRVDALEGLTDLMGTALAACGHLSVPSLVLYGAHEEVLPKTPVNRAVEEFESGGRHVVAVYPDGWHMLLRDLKGQVVVNDIAAWIENPKQPLASGADRNRSLLAAK, from the coding sequence ATGGCGAAACTGATCGTCGGGATCGCCCTTCTGCTGTCCGGCTGCACCGCGGCCTATCAGCCGATGGGCCTTCCCGTGACCCAGCCGTCCCTGACCGGCAGCGCTCTGATCGCCGCCGACGGCTTCGAACTGCCGCTGCGCCGCTGGCTGCCCGAGGACGGGGCGCCGCGCGCGGTGGTGCTGGCCCTGCACGGCTACAACGACTACTCCAACGCCTTCGACGGAGCCGGGCGCAGCCTCGCCGCGCGGGGAATCGCCGTCTATGCCTACGACCAGCGCGGTTTCGGCGCCACGCGGAACATCGGTATCTGGCCGGGCACCGACACGCTGGTGGCCGACCTGAAGGCGGCCGTCTCGCAGATCCACGCCCGCCACCCCGGCCTGCCGGTCTATCTGATGGGCGAGAGCATGGGCGGTGCCGTGGTTCTGACCGCGATGACCGGCCCGAATCCACCCAATGTGAACGGCACGATCCTGGTCGCCCCCGCCGTCTGGGGCCGCGACGCGATGGGCTTCTTCCCAAGGGCGCTGCTCTGGCTCAGCTACAACACGGTTCCGGGGATGGTGGTGCACCCGCCGAAGGACCTGAAGATCCAGGCGTCGGACAACATCGAGATGCTGCGGGCGCTGGGCCGCGACCCGCTGGTCATCAAGGGCTCCCGCGTCGATGCGCTGGAGGGGCTGACCGACCTGATGGGCACGGCCCTGGCCGCCTGCGGGCATTTGTCGGTGCCCTCCCTGGTGCTCTACGGAGCCCACGAGGAGGTGCTGCCGAAAACCCCCGTCAACCGCGCGGTCGAGGAGTTCGAATCCGGTGGGCGGCATGTGGTGGCGGTCTATCCCGACGGCTGGCACATGCTGCTGCGCGACCTGAAGGGTCAGGTGGTGGTCAACGACATCGCCGCCTGGATCGAGAACCCCAAGCAGCCCCTGGCGAGCGGCGCCGACCGCAACCGCAGCCTCCTGGCCGCAAAATAA
- a CDS encoding CheR family methyltransferase yields MSGPDSSAKDPAEPEFEALIRYIQESRGLDFRGYKRTSLQRRIRRRMEEASCEDFATYHGLLEADPQEFIHLLNTVLINVTSFFRDTESWDVLRKDVVPQILAQRSDRDPIRIWSAGCASGEEPYSLAMLFAEALGKEAFINRVKIYATDLDDAALNTARHAIYSPRDVESVPSPLLERYFERTNNHYVFQRELRKCVIFGRHNLVTDAPISRIDLLVCRNLLIYLESETQNIVLPRLHYALTNDGVLFLGKAETQLARSKMFEPVNLKSRIFRKVPQEWRRSLGGSLTIAPEHNNHRQSFQTRLMEGIVDSSATAYLSVNGDGILVFANATARRLLDVGEIDIGRPFQDLSISYRPAELRSRIEEVQKTGRVVRIEHQEFARPPGEPMRLSIEISLLYGRDGKPFATLLGFTDTSRHFQVQQELEAAQESLETTIEELQSSNEELETTNEELQSTNEELETTNEELQSTNEELETMNEELRSANEELEVANEELRRQGEESGEFRRYSESILRSMDVGIIVLDQDLRVRSWNRWGENMWGLRAEEVQGEHFPDLDIGLPVHRLRLDLERVLHSEAPQPPVMLNAVDRRGRAVTCRIRLSPLLYEAREARGVVLIIEDVTEQTRTEAFAGYLGRIIGESLNEVYFLDPSSFHFLLVNRGAETKLGYKLEHLKQLAVHDLMPEVSAERFRALVAPLLSGNKQEVVFETVMEGSHRGPYPVEVCLQHFGGEQPPILVAIVHDTTERQHLGADGGEKAEVE; encoded by the coding sequence ATGTCCGGCCCGGATTCCAGCGCCAAGGACCCCGCCGAACCCGAATTCGAGGCGCTGATCCGTTACATCCAGGAAAGCCGCGGCCTCGATTTCCGCGGCTACAAGCGCACCAGCCTGCAACGGCGCATCCGCCGCCGGATGGAGGAGGCCAGCTGCGAGGATTTCGCCACCTACCATGGCCTTCTGGAAGCCGACCCGCAGGAATTCATCCATCTTCTGAACACCGTGCTGATCAACGTGACCTCCTTCTTCCGCGACACCGAGTCGTGGGACGTGCTGCGGAAGGACGTGGTCCCGCAGATCCTGGCGCAGCGTTCCGACCGCGACCCCATCCGCATCTGGAGCGCCGGCTGCGCGTCGGGGGAGGAGCCGTATTCCCTCGCCATGCTGTTCGCGGAGGCGCTGGGCAAGGAGGCCTTCATCAACCGGGTGAAGATCTACGCCACCGATCTGGACGATGCGGCGCTGAACACCGCGCGGCACGCCATCTATTCCCCGCGCGACGTGGAAAGCGTGCCGTCGCCGTTGCTGGAACGGTATTTCGAACGCACCAACAACCACTATGTCTTCCAGCGCGAGCTGCGCAAATGCGTGATCTTCGGGCGCCACAATCTGGTGACCGACGCCCCGATCTCGCGCATCGACCTGCTGGTCTGCCGCAACCTGCTGATCTATCTGGAAAGCGAGACCCAGAACATCGTCCTGCCGCGTCTGCACTACGCGCTGACCAACGACGGCGTCCTGTTCCTCGGCAAGGCGGAGACCCAGCTCGCCCGCTCGAAGATGTTCGAGCCGGTGAACCTGAAGAGCCGCATCTTCCGCAAGGTGCCGCAGGAATGGCGGCGCAGCCTGGGCGGCAGCCTGACCATCGCGCCGGAGCACAACAACCACCGGCAGAGCTTTCAGACCCGGCTGATGGAAGGCATCGTGGACAGCAGCGCCACCGCCTATCTGTCGGTCAACGGCGACGGCATTCTCGTCTTCGCCAACGCCACGGCCCGGCGCCTTCTCGATGTGGGAGAGATCGACATCGGCCGTCCGTTCCAGGACCTGTCGATCTCCTATCGCCCGGCGGAGCTGCGCTCGCGCATCGAGGAGGTGCAGAAGACCGGGCGCGTGGTGCGCATCGAGCATCAGGAATTCGCCCGCCCGCCGGGCGAGCCGATGCGCCTGAGCATCGAAATCTCCCTGCTCTACGGGCGTGACGGCAAGCCCTTCGCCACGCTGCTCGGCTTCACCGACACCAGCCGGCATTTCCAGGTGCAGCAGGAGCTGGAGGCGGCGCAGGAGAGCCTGGAGACGACGATCGAGGAGCTGCAAAGCTCCAACGAGGAGCTGGAGACGACCAACGAGGAGCTCCAGTCCACCAACGAGGAGTTGGAAACCACCAACGAGGAACTCCAGTCCACCAACGAGGAGCTGGAGACCATGAACGAGGAGCTACGCTCCGCGAACGAGGAGTTGGAGGTCGCCAACGAGGAGCTGCGCCGCCAGGGCGAGGAGTCCGGGGAATTCCGCCGCTACTCGGAATCGATCCTGCGCAGCATGGACGTGGGCATCATCGTTCTGGACCAGGATTTGCGCGTGCGCTCCTGGAACCGCTGGGGCGAGAACATGTGGGGACTGCGCGCCGAGGAGGTGCAGGGCGAACATTTCCCCGACCTCGACATTGGCTTGCCGGTGCACCGGCTCCGCCTCGACCTGGAAAGGGTCCTGCACAGCGAGGCGCCACAGCCGCCCGTCATGCTCAACGCCGTGGACCGGCGCGGCCGCGCGGTGACCTGCCGGATCCGGCTCTCCCCGCTGCTGTACGAGGCGCGGGAGGCCCGCGGCGTCGTCCTGATCATCGAGGACGTGACCGAACAGACCCGGACCGAAGCCTTTGCCGGCTATCTTGGGCGAATCATCGGCGAATCCCTGAACGAGGTCTATTTCCTGGACCCGTCCAGCTTCCATTTCCTGCTGGTGAACCGCGGCGCCGAGACCAAGCTGGGGTACAAGCTGGAGCATCTGAAGCAACTGGCCGTCCACGACCTGATGCCCGAGGTGTCGGCGGAACGGTTCCGGGCGCTCGTGGCGCCTCTTCTTTCGGGCAATAAGCAGGAGGTGGTCTTCGAAACGGTGATGGAGGGCAGCCACCGCGGCCCCTACCCGGTCGAGGTCTGCCTTCAGCATTTCGGCGGGGAACAGCCGCCGATCCTCGTCGCCATCGTGCACGACACCACCGAACGCCAGCATCTCGGCGCGGACGGCGGCGAAAAGGCGGAGGTGGAGTAA
- a CDS encoding zinc-finger domain-containing protein: MQPVETIEVETLTVGCDGGGGALGHPLVYLTLSAEGKVECPYCSRHFVLKEGAKTGTHGH; the protein is encoded by the coding sequence ATGCAGCCAGTTGAAACGATTGAAGTCGAGACCCTGACCGTCGGGTGTGACGGCGGCGGTGGCGCGCTCGGCCACCCGCTGGTCTATCTGACGCTGAGCGCCGAGGGGAAGGTCGAATGCCCCTATTGCTCGCGTCACTTCGTCCTGAAGGAAGGCGCCAAGACGGGCACGCACGGGCACTGA
- the polA gene encoding DNA polymerase I: MSDEKTTDTLQTATEAPAPVGDGSGLYLVDGSGFIFRAFHALPMLNRPDGTPVNAVLGFSNMLLKLLADLKASAVAVVFDSKRLNFRNEFYPEYKAHRPEPPEELKPQFALIREATEAFCLPCLELEGYEADDLIATYARLANEAGREVTIVSSDKDMMQLVRPGVRMLDPLKNKPIGPDEVFEKFGVAPDRVVDVQALAGDSVDNVPGVPGIGVKTAAQLITEYGDLESLLARAGEIKQPARRQKLIDFAEQARISRRLVLLDDHAPPPKPLEELRVREPDHQKLIDFLRAQGFRTIVSRVEAEMRKDGTIADGAVPSATPPAGPARTATPSPAPATEAGTPRSRPAPPTGVEQRYELVQDLDALAIWLERARTTGILAVDTETNSLTPATATLVGISLATEPGLACYIPLAHQAPNAAASGELSFETPEAPKQIPAEDALKALKEVLEDPAILKIGHNFKFDHQLFARHGVRVSPVDDSMLISYVLEGGAHGHGMDELAELHLGHTTIPYKEVCGTGKNQITFDRVPLDKALAYAAEDADITLRLWRVLKPRLVDERMVTVYETLERPLVPVIADMESCGIRVDRAALARLSQDLAVRMAEIEKEVHGHAGRSFNIGSPKQLGEILFDEMKLGTGKKGKTGAYSTDSSVLEELAEQGHVIAQRVLDWRQLAKLKNTYTDALQAQIVEGSERVHTAFAMAATNTGRLSSTDPNLQNIPVRTEEGRKIRRAFVAAPGHKLISVDYSQIELRLVAEMADIAALKQAFQDGIDIHAATASQVFGVPLDQMTSEIRRKAKAINFGIIYGISGFGLGRQLGIAPGEANAFIKAYFERFHELKVWMEATKAFARQNGHVVTLFGRRCYIPGIHDKNAARRAFAERQAINAPIQGTAADIMKRAMARVPGALKEAGFDEVRMLLQVHDELLFEAPEDQAERAAALVRQVMEGAATLGVPLVAEAGIGGNWDEAH, translated from the coding sequence ATGTCCGACGAAAAGACCACCGACACGCTCCAGACCGCCACCGAAGCCCCCGCGCCCGTTGGGGACGGCAGCGGCCTGTATCTGGTGGACGGGTCGGGCTTCATCTTCCGGGCCTTCCACGCCCTGCCGATGCTGAACCGTCCGGACGGCACGCCGGTGAACGCGGTGCTGGGCTTCTCCAACATGCTGCTGAAGCTGCTGGCCGACCTGAAGGCCTCCGCCGTGGCGGTGGTCTTCGATTCGAAGCGGCTGAACTTCCGCAACGAGTTCTATCCCGAGTACAAGGCCCACCGCCCCGAGCCACCGGAGGAGCTGAAGCCCCAGTTCGCCCTGATCCGCGAGGCGACGGAGGCCTTCTGCCTGCCCTGCCTGGAGCTGGAGGGCTACGAGGCCGACGACCTGATCGCCACCTACGCGCGGCTGGCCAACGAGGCCGGACGCGAGGTCACCATCGTGTCGTCCGACAAGGACATGATGCAGCTCGTCCGCCCCGGCGTGCGCATGCTCGACCCGCTGAAGAACAAGCCCATCGGCCCCGACGAGGTGTTCGAGAAGTTCGGCGTGGCCCCCGACCGGGTCGTGGACGTGCAGGCGCTGGCCGGCGACAGCGTGGACAACGTGCCGGGCGTGCCGGGCATCGGCGTGAAGACCGCCGCCCAGCTCATCACCGAGTACGGCGACCTGGAATCGCTGCTGGCCCGCGCCGGCGAGATCAAGCAGCCGGCCCGCCGCCAGAAGCTGATCGACTTCGCGGAGCAGGCGCGGATCTCCCGCCGCCTCGTCCTGCTGGACGACCATGCCCCGCCGCCGAAGCCGCTGGAGGAGCTGCGCGTCCGCGAGCCCGACCACCAGAAGCTGATCGACTTCCTGCGCGCCCAGGGCTTCCGCACCATCGTCAGCCGCGTCGAGGCGGAGATGCGCAAGGACGGCACCATCGCCGACGGCGCGGTTCCCTCCGCCACGCCGCCCGCCGGCCCGGCCAGGACGGCCACCCCCTCTCCCGCCCCGGCGACGGAGGCCGGCACCCCGCGCAGCCGCCCGGCCCCGCCGACCGGCGTCGAGCAGCGCTACGAGCTGGTGCAGGACCTCGACGCCTTGGCCATCTGGCTGGAGCGCGCCCGGACCACCGGCATCCTGGCCGTGGACACCGAGACCAACTCGCTGACCCCCGCCACGGCGACTCTGGTCGGCATCTCGCTGGCAACCGAGCCGGGGCTGGCCTGCTACATCCCCCTGGCCCATCAGGCCCCCAACGCCGCGGCCAGCGGGGAGCTGTCCTTCGAGACGCCGGAAGCGCCGAAGCAGATCCCGGCGGAGGACGCGCTGAAGGCCCTGAAGGAGGTTCTGGAGGACCCGGCCATCCTGAAGATCGGGCACAATTTCAAGTTCGACCACCAGCTGTTCGCCCGCCACGGCGTGCGCGTGTCGCCCGTCGACGACAGCATGCTGATCTCCTACGTGCTGGAGGGCGGCGCCCACGGCCACGGCATGGACGAGCTGGCGGAGCTGCACCTCGGCCACACGACCATCCCCTACAAGGAGGTCTGCGGCACCGGGAAGAACCAGATCACCTTCGACCGCGTGCCGCTCGACAAGGCGCTTGCCTACGCCGCGGAGGACGCCGACATCACGCTGCGCCTGTGGAGGGTGCTGAAGCCGCGGCTGGTCGATGAGCGGATGGTCACCGTCTACGAGACGCTGGAACGCCCGCTGGTCCCGGTGATCGCCGACATGGAATCCTGCGGCATCCGCGTGGACCGGGCAGCACTCGCCCGCCTGTCCCAGGACCTCGCCGTCCGCATGGCGGAGATCGAGAAGGAGGTGCACGGGCACGCCGGGCGCAGCTTCAACATCGGCTCGCCCAAGCAGCTCGGCGAGATCCTGTTCGACGAGATGAAGCTCGGCACCGGCAAGAAGGGCAAGACCGGCGCCTACTCCACCGATTCCAGCGTGCTGGAGGAGCTGGCGGAGCAGGGCCACGTCATCGCCCAGCGCGTGCTCGACTGGCGCCAGCTCGCCAAGCTGAAGAACACCTACACCGACGCGCTCCAGGCCCAGATCGTCGAGGGGTCGGAGCGGGTGCACACCGCCTTCGCCATGGCGGCGACCAACACCGGCCGCCTGTCCTCGACCGACCCGAACCTGCAGAACATCCCGGTCCGCACCGAGGAGGGCCGCAAGATCCGCCGCGCCTTCGTGGCGGCACCGGGCCACAAGCTGATCTCTGTCGACTATTCGCAGATCGAGCTGCGGCTGGTCGCCGAGATGGCCGACATCGCCGCGCTGAAACAGGCCTTCCAGGACGGCATCGACATTCACGCGGCCACCGCCAGCCAAGTCTTCGGCGTGCCGCTGGACCAGATGACCTCGGAGATCCGGCGCAAGGCCAAGGCGATCAACTTCGGCATCATCTACGGCATTTCCGGCTTCGGGCTGGGCCGCCAGCTCGGCATCGCGCCGGGCGAGGCCAACGCCTTCATCAAGGCCTATTTCGAGCGCTTCCACGAGCTGAAGGTGTGGATGGAGGCGACCAAGGCCTTCGCCCGCCAGAACGGCCATGTGGTGACTCTGTTCGGGCGGCGCTGTTATATCCCCGGCATCCACGACAAGAACGCCGCCCGCCGCGCCTTCGCGGAACGGCAGGCGATCAACGCGCCGATCCAGGGCACCGCCGCCGACATCATGAAGCGCGCCATGGCGCGCGTGCCCGGCGCCCTGAAGGAGGCCGGCTTCGACGAGGTCCGCATGCTGCTTCAGGTGCACGACGAACTGCTGTTCGAGGCGCCGGAGGATCAGGCCGAACGCGCCGCCGCCCTGGTGCGGCAGGTCATGGAGGGTGCCGCCACGCTCGGCGTGCCGCTGGTGGCGGAGGCCGGCATCGGCGGCAACTGGGACGAGGCACACTGA
- a CDS encoding chemotaxis protein CheB, with protein MTDGPLIVIGASAGGLEALEALVRDLPPGLPAAVCVVLHIGDRPSTAPSILDRAGSLPASHATDREPLRPGRIHVAPPGCHLVVEPPRCLRLLRGPREHSTRPAVDPLFRSAARACGPAVIGVVLSGALNDGTAGLAEIKRRGGVAVVQDPADARHPGMPRSALDHVAVDHCVPAAAMGALLARLAVERVPAATRPVASKVASMEAPMEGMYKLETPSALTCPDCGGALRETKVDTLPYFTCHIGHRYGADSMEEAQLHMVEQAFEVALRALNERADLCRRLAETAQGMGQALSAKRWDEAGREARERAEVLIRFLGEEWIRPSIHLGSGGAPDRF; from the coding sequence ATGACGGATGGCCCCCTGATCGTGATCGGCGCATCGGCGGGCGGGCTGGAGGCGCTGGAAGCCCTGGTCCGGGACCTGCCGCCCGGCCTGCCAGCGGCGGTGTGCGTCGTCCTGCACATCGGCGATCGGCCGAGCACGGCACCGTCGATCCTCGACCGGGCCGGGTCGCTTCCGGCCAGCCACGCCACCGATCGGGAGCCGCTCCGCCCTGGCCGCATCCATGTGGCGCCGCCGGGGTGCCATCTGGTGGTTGAACCGCCCCGGTGCCTTCGCCTGTTGCGCGGGCCGCGCGAGCACAGCACCCGGCCCGCCGTCGATCCGCTGTTCCGGTCCGCCGCGCGGGCTTGCGGACCGGCGGTCATCGGCGTGGTGCTGTCGGGGGCGTTGAACGACGGCACGGCGGGCCTTGCCGAGATCAAGCGGAGGGGCGGCGTTGCCGTGGTGCAGGACCCCGCGGATGCGCGGCATCCCGGCATGCCGCGCAGCGCGCTCGACCACGTCGCGGTCGATCACTGCGTGCCAGCGGCGGCCATGGGTGCGCTGCTCGCCCGGCTGGCCGTGGAACGCGTTCCGGCTGCAACGCGGCCTGTGGCATCCAAGGTGGCATCCATGGAGGCGCCTATGGAAGGCATGTACAAACTGGAAACGCCGTCCGCCCTGACCTGCCCGGATTGCGGAGGGGCGCTCCGGGAAACCAAGGTGGACACGCTGCCCTATTTCACCTGCCACATCGGCCATCGCTACGGTGCCGACAGCATGGAGGAGGCGCAGCTCCACATGGTTGAGCAGGCGTTCGAAGTGGCGTTGCGGGCTTTGAACGAACGCGCCGACCTGTGCCGGCGCCTTGCCGAGACGGCGCAGGGCATGGGGCAGGCGCTGTCCGCCAAGCGGTGGGACGAGGCCGGGCGCGAAGCGCGCGAGCGCGCGGAGGTGCTGATCCGCTTCCTGGGCGAGGAATGGATTCGCCCCTCCATCCACCTCGGAAGCGGCGGCGCGCCCGACCGGTTCTGA
- a CDS encoding ABC transporter ATP-binding protein, with protein sequence MVAHAPLNAAALPAHAVPAYAVEVRGLTKTYRAAGKAGPKQALKGIDLAIPRGAVFGLLGPNGAGKSTLINIMAGLVNKTGGTVSIWGTDIDAHPRQARASIGVVPQELNMDPFFTPREMLELQAGLYGVPKAERRTEELLEAVGLRDKADAYARSLSGGMKRRLMVAKAMVHTPPVLVLDEPTAGVDVELRIQLWEHVRKLNREGSTVLLTTHYLEEAQELCDSIAIINHGTVVACEPTASLLRRVDAKALTVLVDRDLDAVPAELSAFTAELAEPRRLIVRYQPSRQRVDGILAALASAGLGVVDLSTEESDLEDIFLQLTSGAHARKEIAHDAA encoded by the coding sequence ATGGTTGCGCACGCCCCGCTCAACGCCGCCGCCCTGCCCGCCCACGCCGTCCCCGCCTACGCCGTGGAGGTGCGCGGCCTCACCAAGACCTATCGGGCCGCCGGCAAGGCCGGCCCGAAACAAGCTCTTAAGGGCATCGACCTGGCGATTCCCCGCGGGGCGGTGTTCGGGCTGCTGGGGCCGAACGGGGCGGGCAAGTCGACGCTCATCAACATCATGGCCGGGCTGGTCAACAAGACCGGCGGCACGGTGTCGATCTGGGGAACCGACATCGACGCCCATCCGCGCCAGGCGCGGGCGTCGATCGGCGTGGTCCCCCAGGAATTGAACATGGACCCTTTTTTCACCCCTCGGGAAATGCTGGAGCTCCAGGCCGGCCTTTACGGCGTGCCCAAGGCCGAGCGGCGGACCGAGGAACTGCTGGAAGCCGTGGGGCTGCGCGACAAGGCCGACGCCTACGCCCGGTCGCTGTCGGGCGGCATGAAGCGGCGGCTGATGGTGGCGAAGGCGATGGTCCACACCCCGCCCGTCCTGGTGCTGGACGAGCCGACCGCCGGCGTGGACGTGGAACTGCGCATCCAGTTGTGGGAGCATGTGCGCAAGCTGAACCGCGAGGGCTCGACGGTGCTGCTGACCACCCATTACCTGGAGGAGGCGCAGGAACTGTGCGACTCCATCGCCATCATCAACCACGGCACGGTGGTGGCCTGCGAGCCGACCGCTTCGCTGCTCCGCCGGGTGGACGCCAAGGCGCTGACCGTTCTGGTGGACCGCGACCTGGACGCTGTGCCGGCGGAACTGTCCGCCTTCACCGCCGAACTGGCCGAGCCGCGGCGCCTGATCGTCCGCTACCAGCCGAGCCGCCAGCGGGTGGACGGCATTCTCGCCGCCCTGGCAAGCGCCGGGCTGGGGGTGGTCGATCTGAGCACCGAGGAATCGGATCTGGAGGACATCTTCCTGCAGCTGACCAGCGGCGCGCACGCCCGCAAGGAGATCGCGCACGATGCGGCGTAG